The following are encoded together in the Zingiber officinale cultivar Zhangliang chromosome 8A, Zo_v1.1, whole genome shotgun sequence genome:
- the LOC122012767 gene encoding 3-ketoacyl-CoA synthase 20-like, protein MADEKVAPPVDDRMKPLTPNYLKLVFHHVVSNALFLCIPPLLALLFPHLSATSLASFASPQLSSHSTVAGSTLLGLVVALYMLRRPKAVYLVDFACFKGSSAYVAPRVTILAKFTGGGTFTEETVAFQRKMLERSGISDEAYIPASLLCNPPDMCYRTAQEEAETVIFSAVDELFRNTGVAARDVGVLVTNCSLHNPTPTYADMIVHRYKMSSDVITYNLSGMGCSAGLIAIDLVRQLLQVHRNSYALVVSTESMTLNAYLGNNRSMLVTNSLFRLGGAAILLSNRLRDRRRSKYQLIHTVRTHKGADDRSYSCVTQEEDAEGKVGVALSKDLMAVAGSALKANISTLGPIVLPLSEQLLFLTSLVLKKVLKLDHVKQYLPDFKLAFEHFCIHAGGRAVLEELEKSLGLSPWDMEPSRMTLYRFGNTSSSSLWYELAYCEAKARIKAGDRVWQIGFGSGFKCNSAVWRSLRAIKSAKNMRNSNPWLDEIDNFPVQVPKLVPLMP, encoded by the exons ATGGCTGACGAGAAGGTGGCGCCTCCCGTCGACGACCGTATGAAACCGCTCACACCCAACTACCTGAAGCTTGTCTTTCACCACGTCGTCTCCAACGCCCTCTTTCTCTGTATCCCTCCACTCCTCGCGCTGCTTTTCCCTCACCTCTCCGCCACAAGCCTCGCCAGCTTCGCCTCGCCGCAGCTCAGCTCCCATTCTACCGTCGCTGGATCCACCCTCCTCGGCCTGGTCGTGGCGCTGTACATGCTCCGCCGCCCGAAAGCAGTCTACCTGGTGGACTTCGCCTGCTTCAAGGGGAGCTCGGCGTACGTGGCGCCCCGCGTCACCATCTTGGCGAAGTTCACCGGAGGCGGCACGTTCACCGAAGAGACGGTGGCGTTCCAGCGCAAGATGCTGGAGCGGTCGGGGATCTCCGACGAGGCATATATCCCGGCTTCGCTGCTGTGCAACCCACCCGACATGTGCTACCGGACGGCGCAGGAGGAGGCCGAGACCGTCATATTCAGCGCCGTCGACGAGTTGTTCCGCAACACTGGCGTGGCGGCGCGGGACGTCGGTGTCTTGGTCACCAACTGCAGCCTCCACAACCCGACGCCGACCTACGCCGACATGATCGTCCACCGCTACAAGATGTCCTCTGACGTCATCACCTACAACCTCTCCGGGATGGGCTGCAGCGCCGGCTTGATCGCCATCGATCTCGTTCGCCAGCTTCTTCAG GTGCATCGAAACAGCTACGCGTTGGTGGTGAGCACCGAGAGCATGACGCTGAACGCCTACTTGGGCAACAACCGTTCCATGCTCGTCACCAACAGCCTCTTCCGCTTGGGCGGCGCCGCCATCCTCCTCAGCAACCGCCTCCGAGACCGGCGCCGGTCAAAGTACCAGCTGATCCACACCGTGCGCACCCACAAGGGCGCCGACGATCGCAGCTACTCGTGTGTCACCCAGGAGGAGGACGCGGAGGGCAAGGTCGGCGTCGCTCTCTCCAAGGACCTCATGGCCGTCGCCGGCAGCGCCCTCAAGGCCAACATCTCCACCCTGGGCCCCATCGTCCTCCCCCTCTCCGAGCAGCTCCTCTTCCTCACCTCCCTGGTCCTCAAGAAGGTCCTCAAGCTCGACCATGTCAAGCAATACCTGCCGGACTTCAAGCTCGCATTCGAGCACTTCTGCATCCACGCCGGCGGGCGCGCCGTGCTGGAGGAGCTGGAGAAGAGCCTGGGGCTGTCGCCGTGGGACATGGAGCCGTCGAGGATGACGCTCTACAGGTTCGGCAACACTTCGAGCAGCTCGCTGTGGTACGAGCTCGCCTACTGCGAGGCAAAGGCAAGGATCAAAGCCGGCGACAGGGTGTGGCAGATCGGCTTCGGCTCCGGGTTCAAGTGCAACAGTGCGGTGTGGAGATCCCTGAGAGCGATCAAAAGTGCCAAGAACATGAGAAACAGTAATCCCTGGTTGGATGAGATCGACAACTTCCCAGTTCAAGTGCCGAAACTAGTGCCACTTATGCCATAG